A window of the Lolium perenne isolate Kyuss_39 chromosome 7, Kyuss_2.0, whole genome shotgun sequence genome harbors these coding sequences:
- the LOC127318560 gene encoding alpha carbonic anhydrase 7: MRSGRLAVSAALLFSAAVLLSAVPAARAQEETDREEEFSYSLDAENGPAHWGEIKEEWSACGKGSMQSPIDLASPRVSLVRHLGYLNHSYRPAQASIVNRGHDIMLSFQGDAGSVSINGTVYYLKQLHWHSPTEHSVNGRRYDLELHMVHQSAENKAAVIGVFYEIGAHDAFLHQLEPYLEMIAEQKDREEKVGVMDPRGARGRASVYYRYMGSLTTPPCAEGVIWTIVRRVRTVSRPQLELLRAAVHDDMEKNARPRQEVNSRDISMFRPSQQRKR, from the exons ATGCGTTCAGGTCGTCTCGCCGTCTCGGCGGCGCTCCTCTTCTCCGCCGCCGTCCTTCTCTCGGCCGTCCCGGCAGCCAGAGCCCAGGAGGAAACCG ATCGTGAGGAGGAATTCAGCTACTCGCTGGACGCGGAGAACGGGCCGGCGCACTGGGGCGAGATCAAGGAGGAGTGGTCGGCGTGCGGCAAGGGGTCGATGCAGTCGCCCATCGACCTCGCCAGCCCGCGCGTTTCCCTCGTACGCCACCTCGGCTACCTCAACCACTCCTACCGCCCTGCCCAGGCATCCATCGTCAACCGCGGCCACGACATCATG CTGAGCTTCCAAGGCGACGCCGGGAGCGTGTCCATCAACGGCACCGTCTACTACCTCAAGCAGCTGCACTGGCACTCCCCCACCGAGCACAGCGTCAATGGCCGCCGGTACGACCTGGAGCTGCACATGGTGCACCAGAGCGCCGAGAATAAGGCGGCCGTCATCGGCGTCTTCTACGAGATCGGCGCCCACGACGCCTTCCTGCACCAG CTGGAGCCTTACCTGGAGATGATAGCGGAGCAGAAGGACCGGGAGGAGAAGGTGGGCGTGATGGATCCCCGGGGCGCCAGGGGCAGGGCCAGCGTGTACTACCGCTACATGGGCTCCCTCACCACGCCGCCCTGCGCGGAAGGGGTCATCTGGACCATCGTCAGGAGG GTTCGCACCGTGTCGAGGCCCCAGCTGGAGCTTCTTCGGGCGGCCGTCCACGAC GATATGGAGAAGAACGCGAGGCCCCGGCAGGAGGTGAACAGCAGAGATATCAGCATGTTCCGGCCTTCTCAGCAGCGCAAACGTTGA
- the LOC139833691 gene encoding uncharacterized protein: MVARVGKTAALRGVMMVALIAAEIMEGTIVVICTIHGHPASGDDEDDVGSRKKGAHVASHGVDSNWYSDTGATDHITSQLNKLTTSDKYKGQDRVHTADGNAYVERKFEKKIVTMQTDWEVFDENAFPFASLHPNVGRPLTQDILLLPTPHNACTHGDTQSDDHMPLPIIPVVTNPTQDTPPHAADAEDNGLEDEHTGENSSENDEETSENNSIFDVAEEDNMGTRSEANLPATSDSDNADPEEDPLASRPPIGSAAEEQQPRASTPLHVYTHRQRHGQRPPSMLPRNTPCRASSCCGPRPGPHRHLVVRAVRRLPLVAAGPRQENLRHGLLHLLVAAPVPRRIFASMLDPPRPLLLQLFLHLVFKPGFKKVYRIKKHAHGTIDRYKTHLVAKGFKQRYEIDYEDTFSHVVKATAIRTILAISVSRDLGDLHFFLRIEVKKTRHGLLLTQEKYANDLLQKLVVKRILRYVKDTVDIGITFQPSSSTLLSAFSDADWST; encoded by the exons ATGGTGGCCAGAGTTGGGAAGACCGCCGCCCTGCGCGGCGTGATGATGGTGGCTCTGATCGCCGCCGAGATAATGGAGGGCACCATCGTTGTG ATTTGCACAATCCACGGCCAccctgcctccggcgatgatgaggatgatgttgGAAGTAGGAAGAAGGGTGCACATGTTGCATCCCATGGAGTGGACAGCAATTGGTACTCCGACACGGGAGCTACTGATCACATTACAAGCCAGTTGAACAAGCTCACCACCTCCGACAAGTACAAGGGCCAGGACCGCGTCCACACTGCCGATGGAAATG CCTATGTTGAGCGCAAGTTTGAGAAGAAAATAGTTACTATGCAAACAGATTGGGAAG TCTTTGATGAGAATGCTTTTCCCTTTGCATCTCTCCATCCTAATGTTGGTAGGCCTCTCACCCAAGATATCCTTCTTCTACCCACACCACATAATGCATGTACTCATGGGGATACTCAATCTGATGATCATATGCCATTGCCCATTATTCCTGTTGTCACCAATCCTACTCAGGATACTCCCCCACATGCTGCTGATGCTGAAGATAATGGTCTTGAAGATGAACATACTGGTGAAAATTCGAGTGAAAATGATGAAGAAACGAGTGAAAACAATAGTATATTTGATGTTGCAGAAGAAGACAACATGGGCACCAGATCCGAGGCTAATCTCCCTGCCACCTCGGACTCTGACAACGCTGATCCTGAGGAGGATCCTCTAGCCTCCCGCCCTCCTATCGGCTCTGCTGCTGAGGAGCAGCAACCACGCGCCTCCACCCCACTACACGTCTACACGCATCGCCAGCGTCACGGGCAACGCCCGCCATCAATGCTCCCACGAAACACGCCCTGCCGCGCCAGCAGCTGTTGCGGGCCTCGTCCCGGTCCCCATCGCCACCTGGTCGTGCGCGCCGTTCGGCGTCTCCCATTGGTCGCAGCAGGTCCTCGCCAGGAGAATctccgccatggcctgctgcACCTGCTGGTGGCAGCACCGGTCCCGAGGAGGATCTTTGCCAGCATGCTGGATCCTCCACGGCCCCTCCTACTGCAGTTGTTCCTGCATCTGGTGTTCAAACCAGGTTTCAAAAAG GTATATCGCATCAAGAAACATGCACATGGCACTATTGACAGGTATAAAACTCATCTTGTTGCAAAAGGTTTTAAGCAGAGATATGaaattgattatgaagatacatTTAGTCATGTTGTTAAAGCAACTGCTATCAGAACAATTTTAGCTATTTCAGTCTCTCGAG ATCTTGGTGACTTGCATTTCTTTTTGAGAATTGAAGTCAAGAAAACTCGTCATGGTTTATTGCTTACGCAAGAGAAGTATGCCAATGATCTACTTCAGAAGCTTG TTGTTAAGAGAATTCTCAGATATGTTAAAGACACTGTTGATATTGGTATCACTTTCCAGCCATCATCATCTACACTTTTGAGTGCCTTCTCTGATGCTGATTGGTCTACATGA